One region of Cyanobium sp. M30B3 genomic DNA includes:
- a CDS encoding rRNA pseudouridine synthase produces MAAERLQKLIAAAGLCSRRGAEELLRQGRVRVNGARAGLGDRADPERDAIAVDGRPLGAAATPLLVLLNKPAGVVSSCRDPRGRPTVLDLLPPALRRGQALHPVGRLDADSRGALLLTNQGDLTLRLSHPRYGHRKTYRVWVSGQPGAEALRRWAAGVPLEEGPSAPVGVTVLQRRPDRCLLELEMGEGRNRQIRRTAALLGYPVLDLQRVAIGPLALADLPEGEWRHLERREWDVLAASVP; encoded by the coding sequence ATGGCTGCTGAACGGCTGCAGAAACTGATCGCCGCGGCCGGACTCTGCTCCCGACGCGGCGCGGAGGAGCTGCTGCGCCAGGGCCGGGTGCGGGTGAATGGCGCCCGGGCGGGCCTGGGCGACCGCGCCGATCCCGAGCGGGACGCCATCGCGGTGGACGGCCGGCCCCTGGGGGCCGCTGCCACTCCCCTGCTGGTGCTGCTCAACAAACCCGCCGGGGTGGTGAGCAGCTGCCGGGATCCCCGCGGCCGGCCCACCGTGCTCGATCTGTTGCCGCCAGCCCTGCGCCGGGGCCAGGCCCTGCACCCGGTGGGCCGGCTGGACGCCGACAGCCGCGGCGCCCTGCTGCTCACCAACCAGGGGGACCTCACCCTGCGCCTCAGCCATCCCCGCTACGGCCACCGCAAGACCTACCGGGTGTGGGTGTCCGGCCAGCCCGGCGCCGAGGCGTTGCGGCGCTGGGCGGCGGGGGTGCCCCTGGAGGAAGGCCCCAGTGCGCCGGTGGGCGTGACGGTGCTGCAGCGCCGGCCGGACCGTTGCCTGCTGGAGCTGGAGATGGGCGAGGGGCGCAACCGCCAGATCCGTCGCACCGCAGCCCTGCTGGGCTATCCGGTGCTCGATCTGCAGCGGGTGGCGATCGGACCACTGGCCCTCGCCGACCTGCCGGAGGGGGAGTGGCGCCACCTGGAGCGCCGAGAATGGGACGTCCTGGCCGCATCAGTCCCCTGA
- a CDS encoding helix-turn-helix domain-containing protein gives MGRPGRISPLIRPAPSPLRARLSRLWRRRKPAAATTTAAVPAADPLIAAGQLLREARERRGLGLRQLAQETRISTPVLEALERGWRDRLPESTYLRTMLPLIERHLELEPASLQKLLPSEPLPGQKLRGSSLLRRFTPGSIDVFTTWQGTVLYGVLTLGLIYALNLQQQRLARAGWRAVAPLPVAPEPTSARRGKAGGQPSRGTSLLLEGYPELRPLDQAGQGQALRLWRRASSP, from the coding sequence ATGGGACGTCCTGGCCGCATCAGTCCCCTGATCCGCCCTGCCCCATCCCCCCTGCGTGCCCGCCTCAGCCGCCTTTGGCGGCGGCGGAAGCCAGCGGCCGCCACCACGACCGCCGCAGTGCCAGCGGCCGATCCCCTGATCGCCGCCGGCCAGCTGTTGCGCGAGGCCCGGGAGCGGCGCGGCCTGGGGCTGCGTCAGCTGGCCCAGGAGACCCGCATCAGCACTCCGGTGTTGGAGGCCCTGGAGCGGGGCTGGCGGGATCGCCTGCCCGAGTCCACCTATCTGCGCACGATGCTGCCGCTGATCGAGCGGCACCTGGAGCTGGAACCGGCCAGCCTGCAGAAGCTGCTGCCCAGTGAACCCCTGCCAGGGCAGAAGCTGCGCGGATCCAGCCTGCTGCGCCGCTTCACCCCCGGCTCGATCGACGTGTTCACCACCTGGCAGGGCACCGTGCTCTACGGCGTGCTCACCCTGGGGCTGATCTACGCCCTCAACCTGCAGCAGCAGCGCCTGGCGCGTGCCGGCTGGCGGGCGGTGGCCCCCCTGCCGGTGGCCCCGGAGCCCACCAGCGCGCGTCGGGGCAAGGCTGGCGGCCAGCCGAGCCGGGGCACCAGCCTGCTGCTGGAGGGCTACCCGGAGCTGCGCCCCCTGGACCAGGCCGGCCAGGGTCAGGCGCTGCGGCTGTGGCGCCGGGCCAGCTCGCCGTAG
- the malQ gene encoding 4-alpha-glucanotransferase — protein sequence MSAPQRRAGVLLHPTSLPGGGGCGSFGQAASDWLNLLGRHGIGVWQLLPLAPTDGTGSPYSSPSGSALNPWLLDAEQLVQQGYLGAAAAAALPAAHGDRLDPALQQRRSQALGEALRLAWPLQHPRRQRAFRRWCRREAFWLRDHCRFMVLRRLHDGLPWWQWPQPLARRQRGALARFDRQQAPLLLEEQLLQWQLQGQWQALRRQAHGLGVALFGDLPFYVAHDSADVWSHPGLFSLAPGGGGSLEAQSGVPPDYFSATGQLWGTPVYRWPRHWLGGFAWWLGRLSRQLQLFDLLRLDHFRALEAYWRVPGGDTTAENGCWQPSPGGVLLTLLWWHQMLRGRLRAGRLPLVAEDLGVITPAVEALRDRFALPGMKILQFAFDGNDDNPYLPANIQGSRWVVYTGTHDNATAIGWWHDLDHASRQRLEHQLQAPVTAPGWQLLELALASPAELAVVPLQDLLELGHEARFNTPGTLGANWTWRLTGPVAALDGPLQGYGELARRHSRSA from the coding sequence GTGAGTGCTCCCCAGCGGCGGGCCGGGGTGCTGCTCCATCCCACCTCCCTGCCCGGGGGGGGCGGCTGCGGCAGCTTCGGCCAGGCCGCCTCCGACTGGCTCAACCTGCTCGGCCGCCATGGCATCGGCGTGTGGCAGCTGCTGCCCCTGGCCCCCACCGACGGCACCGGATCCCCCTACAGCTCCCCCAGCGGCTCGGCCCTCAACCCCTGGCTGCTGGATGCCGAGCAGCTGGTGCAGCAGGGCTACCTCGGGGCCGCCGCCGCCGCCGCCCTGCCGGCGGCCCATGGCGACCGGCTCGACCCGGCGCTGCAGCAGCGCCGCAGCCAGGCCCTGGGTGAGGCCCTGCGGCTGGCCTGGCCGCTGCAGCACCCCCGCCGCCAGCGTGCCTTCCGGCGCTGGTGCCGCCGTGAGGCCTTCTGGCTGCGCGACCACTGCCGTTTCATGGTGTTGCGCCGCCTGCATGACGGCCTGCCCTGGTGGCAGTGGCCCCAGCCCCTGGCCCGCCGCCAGCGCGGCGCCCTGGCCCGCTTCGACCGCCAGCAGGCGCCGCTGCTGCTTGAGGAACAGCTGCTGCAGTGGCAGCTGCAGGGCCAGTGGCAGGCCCTGCGCCGCCAGGCCCATGGCCTGGGTGTGGCCCTGTTCGGCGACCTGCCCTTCTACGTGGCCCACGACAGCGCCGATGTGTGGAGCCATCCCGGCCTGTTCTCCCTGGCGCCTGGCGGCGGCGGCAGCCTGGAAGCCCAGAGCGGCGTGCCGCCCGACTACTTCTCCGCCACCGGCCAGCTCTGGGGCACGCCGGTGTACCGCTGGCCGCGGCACTGGCTGGGCGGCTTTGCCTGGTGGCTGGGCCGGCTCAGCCGCCAGCTGCAGCTGTTCGACCTGCTCCGCCTCGACCACTTCCGTGCCTTGGAGGCCTATTGGCGGGTTCCTGGCGGCGACACCACGGCCGAGAACGGCTGCTGGCAGCCCTCCCCTGGAGGAGTTCTACTCACCCTGCTGTGGTGGCACCAGATGCTGCGCGGCCGTCTGCGCGCCGGCCGCCTGCCCCTGGTGGCCGAGGACCTCGGCGTGATCACCCCGGCGGTGGAGGCCCTGCGCGACCGCTTCGCCCTGCCGGGCATGAAGATCCTCCAGTTCGCCTTCGACGGCAACGACGACAACCCCTACCTGCCCGCCAACATCCAGGGCAGCCGCTGGGTGGTGTACACCGGCACCCACGACAACGCCACGGCGATCGGCTGGTGGCACGACCTCGATCACGCCAGTCGCCAGCGGCTGGAGCACCAGCTCCAGGCCCCGGTGACTGCCCCGGGCTGGCAGCTGCTCGAGCTGGCCCTGGCCAGCCCGGCGGAGCTGGCGGTGGTGCCCCTGCAGGACCTGCTGGAGCTGGGCCACGAGGCCCGCTTCAACACCCCGGGCACCCTGGGGGCCAACTGGACCTGGCGGCTGACGGGCCCGGTGGCGGCCCTGGACGGACCGCTGCAGGGCTACGGCGAGCTGGCCCGGCGCCACAGCCGCAGCGCCTGA
- a CDS encoding Coenzyme F420 hydrogenase/dehydrogenase, beta subunit C-terminal domain, whose translation MPVPAPHEKARPLAKGSVYPAKDLCSQCGLCDSRWVAYVKSSCAFLEQRFEAMEEQAHGRSRDLENEDELYFGVQQRMLTARLQRPIAGAQWTGIVSRIGVRALETGLVDAVLCVGQSPDDRFTPVPRLARTPEEVLSARVNKPTLSPNLEVLEQLPGSGIRKLLAIGVGCQIQALRAVQPTLPLDELYVLGLPCVDNVSRQGLQTFLESTVSSPHTVVHYEFMQDFRIHFRHSDGREETVPFFGLDTPKLKDVFAPSCLSCFDYTNAGADLVVGYMGASFGRQWLTVRNPRGQVLLDLVEAELDVAPVTSQGDRQAAVQQGIEAYDKAVKLPLWLARLIGFFVERFGPRGLEYGRFSIDSHFTRNALWLRRNHPGKAAAHIPAFAQTIISRYRLPDA comes from the coding sequence CTGCCCGTGCCGGCTCCCCATGAGAAGGCCCGGCCCCTGGCCAAGGGCAGCGTCTACCCCGCCAAGGACCTCTGCAGCCAGTGCGGCCTCTGCGACAGCCGCTGGGTGGCCTATGTGAAGAGCAGCTGCGCCTTCCTCGAGCAGCGCTTCGAGGCGATGGAGGAGCAGGCCCATGGCCGCAGCCGTGATCTGGAGAACGAGGACGAGCTCTATTTCGGCGTGCAGCAGCGCATGCTCACCGCCCGGCTGCAGCGGCCGATCGCGGGCGCCCAGTGGACCGGCATCGTGAGCCGCATCGGCGTGCGCGCCCTGGAAACGGGCTTGGTGGACGCGGTGCTGTGCGTGGGCCAGAGCCCGGACGACCGCTTCACCCCCGTGCCGCGCCTGGCCCGCACCCCGGAGGAGGTGCTCAGCGCCCGGGTGAACAAGCCCACCCTCTCGCCCAATCTGGAGGTGCTCGAGCAGCTGCCCGGCAGCGGCATCAGGAAGCTCCTGGCCATCGGCGTGGGCTGCCAGATCCAGGCCCTGCGGGCCGTGCAGCCCACCCTGCCGCTCGATGAGCTCTATGTGCTCGGGCTGCCCTGCGTCGACAACGTGAGCCGCCAGGGCCTGCAGACCTTCCTGGAGAGCACCGTGAGCTCCCCGCACACGGTGGTGCACTACGAGTTCATGCAGGACTTCCGCATCCACTTCCGCCACAGCGACGGCCGCGAGGAAACGGTGCCCTTCTTCGGCCTCGACACCCCGAAGCTCAAGGACGTGTTCGCCCCCAGCTGCCTGAGCTGCTTCGATTACACCAATGCCGGCGCCGACCTGGTGGTGGGCTACATGGGCGCCAGCTTCGGGCGCCAGTGGCTCACGGTGCGCAATCCCAGGGGCCAGGTGCTGCTGGATCTGGTGGAGGCGGAACTCGACGTGGCGCCCGTGACCAGCCAGGGCGACCGCCAGGCGGCGGTGCAGCAGGGCATCGAGGCCTACGACAAGGCGGTGAAGCTGCCCCTGTGGCTGGCCAGGCTGATCGGCTTCTTTGTGGAGCGCTTCGGCCCCAGGGGCCTGGAATACGGCCGCTTCTCGATCGACTCCCACTTCACCCGCAACGCCCTGTGGCTGCGGCGGAATCACCCCGGCAAGGCGGCGGCCCACATCCCGGCCTTCGCCCAGACGATCATCAGCCGCTACCGGCTGCCAGACGCGTGA
- a CDS encoding LCP family protein produces the protein MSPRASRTPPQEPAPRGRLRLPRIGLPGIRLPRVSGRQLVHAGLAAAGALASVTVIDLIWPLNQAQPMAEAGALSAVAKPANRAVTLLVIGLDSDRLSDVANNAAPAGAANADALMLVRFNPGGPVQALQIPANLAVLVPGEKKPRSLGSLYRSGGAALTADAVRELAGLPSGKPDRYLVISRQGLRLLADRLGGVEANPSRTMRHSDNSQKLKIDLQSGLQRLNPTQLEHLARWRDPKQPVETRLTNLQEVARSLHSELELRQGQLSLPDLVTSLQSQVQTNLSRSETLSLLVTALQPDTAVQFTTLPLDPRRSGEGPAAASPLRERVKELPKPFWIPPKPAERPT, from the coding sequence ATGTCGCCCCGCGCCAGCCGAACGCCTCCCCAGGAACCAGCACCGCGCGGACGACTCCGCCTTCCCCGCATCGGCCTGCCCGGCATCCGGCTGCCGCGGGTGAGCGGCCGCCAGCTGGTGCACGCCGGCCTGGCCGCCGCCGGCGCCCTGGCCAGCGTCACCGTCATCGACCTGATCTGGCCCCTGAACCAGGCCCAGCCGATGGCCGAGGCGGGCGCCCTCAGCGCAGTGGCCAAACCCGCCAACCGGGCGGTGACGCTGCTGGTGATCGGCCTGGACAGCGACCGGCTCAGCGACGTGGCCAACAACGCCGCACCGGCCGGCGCCGCCAATGCCGATGCCCTGATGCTCGTGCGCTTCAACCCGGGCGGGCCGGTGCAGGCGCTGCAGATCCCGGCCAACCTGGCGGTGCTGGTGCCCGGAGAGAAGAAGCCCCGCTCCCTGGGCAGCCTCTACCGCAGCGGCGGAGCGGCCCTCACCGCCGACGCCGTGCGCGAGCTGGCGGGCCTGCCCAGCGGCAAGCCCGACCGCTATCTGGTGATCAGCCGCCAGGGGCTGCGCCTGCTGGCCGATCGCCTGGGCGGCGTGGAGGCCAACCCCAGCCGCACGATGCGCCACAGTGACAACAGCCAGAAGCTGAAGATCGATCTGCAGAGCGGCCTGCAGCGGCTCAATCCCACCCAGCTGGAACACCTGGCCCGCTGGCGTGATCCGAAACAACCCGTGGAAACCCGGCTCACCAACCTGCAGGAGGTGGCCCGCAGCCTGCACAGCGAACTGGAGCTGCGCCAGGGGCAGCTGTCGCTGCCCGACCTGGTGACGAGTCTGCAGAGTCAGGTGCAGACCAACCTCAGCCGCAGCGAGACCCTCAGCCTGCTGGTGACGGCCCTGCAGCCGGACACCGCCGTGCAGTTCACCACCCTGCCGCTGGATCCCCGCCGCAGCGGCGAAGGCCCCGCCGCCGCCAGCCCCCTGCGGGAGCGGGTGAAAGAACTGCCCAAGCCCTTCTGGATCCCGCCCAAGCCTGCCGAAAGGCCCACCTAG